In Bacillus weihaiensis, the genomic stretch TAATGAGAGGGGGTTTATTAGAAGTTGTGCAAAGAGATCATATGGAGGAAGAATTCAACCACAAGATCTGGATGATCGAAATAGTACATTAAAAACGAAGAGAAAAGATTATGAGTTTTTATTAGGGAACGTCTCTTGGGCTTATCAAGAGGGGAGATATGGCCTAGTGGAAAAATTACTAAAAGAGATCCTCTTAAGGACTGATATTCCTTACGTTTGTCACCGAGCGTATAAAGTACTAGTTCAATTATATAATGAATGGTCTACTCATAATCAAAGCTACTTTAATCAATGTATTGAATATTGTTATAAGCATATTGAGTTAGCTCCTACTCTTTACAAACAGGCAATAGTAGAAGGGAAGGAACCACCTTCCATAGAAGCTTTTGGAATTCTAAAACAACATTATCTAGATGTCGGGAATGTAAGTGAGCATGAAGTGATTGTTTTGCTTGAAAATCGTTATCTCCATCTAGATTAATTCTATTTAAAGATAATCCTCTTGTCTTTTGTACTCAAAGATAAGAAATAATAGTTATAGATTTATATCTAGCTCTGCTACCTACAGGTATTCGCTGTCCGCGGGGAGAGTATTTAAATAGTTGAAAAACCTCAACTAACGACTTTTTTAAAATCAATTCTTCCTACGTCGGTCCGAAAGCCTCGTAAGCTCACGCCTGCGGGGTCTCTTTATGACGTGCTTCTTACGCGGGAGTCTCCAATCTTCCGCTCCAATCATAAAAAAGTAAAGATACAGCATGAAACATTTGTGCAACATTTATAGAAAGAAAAATTCTGCACCTTCGAAAGTTGTTCATCTAGTTGTAAGGATATTTGGGAAGGATACAATGTTTAGTTGTATTCATAAGAGTTATATTCAAGAGGAAAGTGAGTTTTTTTAAAAAAACTAAAAAATGTATTGCTTATTTTAAATGTCCGTGTTATATTATTAAACGTCGCTAACAACAACTTATCTATCGCATTTTAAGAAAAATAAAAAATGTTGACAAGCTGTTTGATAAGTGATATATTAAAGAGGTCGCTTTCGAGAGAAGGTAACACTCATGATCTTTGAAAACTAAACAAAACCAAGCGTATCAAACGTTGATTTTAAAATCAACAAAACGTACTATATAGTACAAAAAACATGAGCAAGTCAAACTACTTTATTGGAGAGTTTGATCCTGGCTCAGGACGAACGCTGGCGGCGTGCCTAATACATGCAAGTCGAGCGAGGTCTTTGGACCTAGCGGCGGACGGGTGAGTAACACGTGGGTAACCTGCCTGTAAGATTGGGATAACTCCGGGAAACCGGAGCTAATACCGGATAACATTTCGAACCGCATGGTTCGAAATTGAAAGATGGCTTCTAGCTATCACTTACAGATGGACCCGCGGCGCATTAGCTAGTTGGTGAGGTAACGGCTCACCAAGGCAACGATGCGTAGCCGACCTGAGAGGGTGATCGGCCACACTGGGACTGAGACACGGCCCAGACTCCTACGGGAGGCAGCAGTAGGGAATCTTCCGCAATGGACGAAAGTCTGACGGAGCAACGCCGCGTGAACGATGAAGGCCTTCGGGTCGTAAAGTTCTGTTGTTAGGGAAGAACAAGTACTAGAGTAACTGCTAGTACCTTGACGGTACCTAACCAGAAAGCCACGGCTAACTACGTGCCAGCAGCCGCGGTAATACGTAGGTGGCAAGCGTTGTCCGGAATTATTGGGCGTAAAGCGCGCGCAGGTGGTTTCTTAAGTCTGATGTGAAAGCCCACGGCTCAACCGTGGAGGGTCATTGGAAACTGGGGAACTTGAGTGCAGAAGAGGAAAGTGGAATTCCAAGTGTAGCGGTGAAATGCGTAGAGATTTGGAGGAACACCAGTGGCGAAGGCGACTTTCTGGTCTGTAACTGACACTGAGGCGCGAAAGCGTGGGGAGCGAACAGGATTAGATACCCTGGTAGTCCACGCCGTAAACGATGAGTGCTAAGTGTTAGAGGGTTTCCGCCCTTTAGTGCTGCAGCAAACGCATTAAGCACTCCGCCTGGGGAGTACGGTCGCAAGACTGAAACTCAAAGGAATTGACGGGGGCCCGCACAAGCGGTGGAGCATGTGGTTTAATTCGAAGCAACGCGAAGAACCTTACCAGGTCTTGACATCCTTCGCTACTTCTAGAGATAGAAGGTTCCCCTTCGGGGGACGAAGTGACAGGTGGTGCATGGTTGTCGTCAGCTCGTGTCGTGAGATGTTGGGTTAAGTCCCGCAACGAGCGCAACCCTTGATCTTAGTTGCCAGCATTCAGTTGGGCACTCTAAGATGACTGCCGGTGACAAACCGGAGGAAGGTGGGGATGACGTCAAATCATCATGCCCCTTATGACCTGGGCTACACACGTGCTACAATGGATGGTACAAAGGGCTGCGAGACTGCGAAGTTAAGCGAATCCCATAAAACCATTCTCAGTTCGGATTGCAGGCTGCAACTCGCCTGCATGAAGCTGGAATCGCTAGTAATCGCGGATCAGCATGCCGCGGTGAATACGTTCCCGGGCCTTGTACACACCGCCCGTCACACCACGAGAGTTTGTAACACCCGAAGTCGGTGGGGTAACCGTAAGGAGCCAGCCGCCTAAGGTGGGACAGATGATTGGGGTGAAGTCGTAACAAGGTAGCCGTATCGGAAGGTGCGGCTGGATCACCTCCTTTCTAAGGATATAGAGGTACGCTTGGTATTTTGTTTAGTTTTGAGAGATCATCTGATCTTTCTATAATAAGTAAGACTCATACATAGGAGTCTAAATGCATCTTGCATTGAAGATCCTGTGTTTTATGTTCCTTGAAAACTAGATAACGAAAACAATTCAAGTAATTCACTGAGTTTAAACGCTTAGTTTAGTGATTCTCTTAATAAATGTAAACCAGGATTCAATGTAAGTATTGATTTCCTGAGACAAAGGAGAAGCGAGAAGTTCGAGGCGACGAGTGATTGAGGAGCGGAATGTACGTTTTTGGTACATGAGCACCGCAGAGCACGAAGTCAACGAAGAAATTCGAAGCTTATCATTTGTCGATGAGGTTAAGTTGTTAAGGGCGCACGGTGGATGCCTTGGCACTAGGAGCCGATGAAGGACGGTACTAACACCGATATGCTTCGGGGAGCTGTAAGTAAGCTTTGATCCGGAGATTTCCGAATGGGGAAACCCACTGTTCGTAATGGAGCAGTATTTTCATCTGAATACATAGGATGATAAAGGCAGACCCGGGGAACTGAAACATCTAAGTACCCGGAGGAAGAGAAAGCAAACGCGATTTCCTGAGTAGCGGCGAGCGAAACGGAATTAGCCCAAACCAAGAGGCTTGCCTCTTGGGGTTGTAGGACACTCTATACGGAGTTACAAAGGAACGGAGTAAATGAAGAGGTCTGGAAAGGCCCGTCAAAGAAGGTAACAACCCTGTAGTTGAAACTTCGTTCCCTCCAGAGTGGATCCTGAGTACGGCGGGACACGTGAAATCCCGTCGGAAGCAGGGAGGACCATCTCCCAAGGCTAAATACTCCCTAGTGACCGATAGTGAACCAGTACCGTGAGGGAAAGGTGAAAAGCACCCCGGAAGGGGAGTGAAACAGATCCTGAAACCGTGTGCCTACAAGTAGTCAAAGCCCGTTAATGGGTAATGGCGTGCCTTTTGTAGAATGAACCGGCGAGTTACGATCCCGTGCAAGGTTAAGTTGATAAGACGGAGCCGCAGCGAAAGCGAGTCTTAAGTAGGGCGAATAAGTACGTGGTCGTAGACCCGAAACCAGGTGATCTACCCATGTCCAGGGTGAAGTTCAGGTAACACTGAATGGAGGCCCGAACCCACGCACGTTGAAAAGTGCGGGGATGAGGTGTGGGTAGCGGAGAAATTCCAATCGAACCTGGAGATAGCTGGTTCTCTCCGAAATAGCTTTAGGGCTAGCCTTGAAATGAGAGTCTTGGAGGTAGAGCACTGATTGGACTAGGGGCCCCCATCGGGTTACCGAATTCAGTCAAACTCCGAATGCCAAAGACTTATGTTCAGGAGTCAGACTGCGAGTGATAAGATCCGTAGTCAAGAGGGAAACAGCCCAGACCACCAGCTAAGGTCCCAAAGTATACGTTAAGTGGAAAAGGATGTGGAGTTGCTTAGACAACCAGGATGTTGGCTTAGAAGCAGCCACCATTTAAAGAGTGCGTAATAGCTCACTGGTCGAGTGACTCTGCGCCGAAAATGTACCGGGGCTAAACGTATCACCGAAGCTGTGGACTGTTCTAACGAACAGTGGTAGGAGAGCGTTCTAAGGGCTGAGAAGCCAGACCGAGAGGACTGGTGGAGCGCTTAGAAGTGAGAATGCCGGTATGAGTAGCGAAAGAGGGGTGAGAATCCCCTCCACCGAATGCCTAAGGTTTCCTGAGGAAGGCTCGTCCGCTCAGGGTAAGTCGGGACCTAAGCCGAGGCCGAAAGGCGTAGGCGATGGCCAACAGGTAGAAATTCCTGTACCACCTCCTCACCATTTGAGCAATGGGGGGACGCAGAAGGATAGGGTAAGCGCGGCGTCGGAATGCCGCGTCCAAGCAGTTAGGCTGACAATGAGGCAAATCCCATTGTCATTAAGGCTGAGCTGTGATGGCGAGGGAAATATAGTACCGAAGTTCTTGATTCCACACTGCCAAGAAAAGCCTCTAGCGAGGTGAGAGGTGCCCGTACCGCAAACCGACACAGGTAGGCGAGGAGAGAATCCTAAGGTGAGCGAGAGAACTCTCGTTAAGGAACTCGGCAAAATGACCCCGTAACTTCGGGAGAAGGGGTGCTTTTTAGGGTTAATAGCCCGGAAAAGCCGCAGTGAATAGGCCCAGGCGACTGTTTAGCAAAAACACAGGTCTCTGCGAAGCCGCAAGGCGAAGTATAGGGGCTGACGCCTGCCCGGTGCTGGAAGGTTAAGGGGAGAGGTTAGCGTAAGCGAAGCTTTGAACCGAAGCCCCAGTAAACGGCGGCCGTAACTATAACGGTCCTAAGGTAGCGAAATTCCTTGTCGGGTAAGTTCCGACCCGCACGAAAGGCGTAACGATCTGGGCACTGTCTCAACGAGAGACTCGGTGAAATTATAGTACCTGTGAAGATGCAGGTTACCCGCGACAGGACGGAAAGACCCCGTGGAGCTTTACTGTAGCCTGATATTGAATTTTGGTACAGCTTGTACAGGATAGGTAGGAGCCTGAGAAGCCGGAGCGCTAGCTTCGGTGGAGGCGTCGGTGGGATACTACCCTGGCTGTATTGAAATTCTAACCCACAGCCCTGATCGGGCTGGGAGACAGTGTCAGGTGGGCAGTTTGACTGGGGCGGTCGCCTCCTAAAATGTAACGGAGGCGCCCAAAGGTTCCCTCAGAATGGTTGGAAATCATTCGTAGAGTGTAAAGGCACAAGGGAGCTTGACTGCGAGACCTACAAGTCGAGCAGGGACGAAAGTCGGGCTTAGTGATCCGGTGGTTCCGCATGGAAGGGCCATCGCTCAACGGATAAAAGCTACCCCGGGGATAACAGGCTTATCTCCCCCAAGAGTCCACATCGACGGGGAGGTTTGGCACCTCGATGTCGGCTCATCGCATCCTGGGGCTGTAGTCGGTCCCAAGGGTTGGGCTGTTCGCCCATTAAAGCGGTACGCGAGCTGGGTTCAGAACGTCGTGAGACAGTTCGGTCCCTATCCGTCGTGGGCGTAGGAAATTTGAGAGGAGCTGTCCTTAGTACGAGAGGACCGGGATGGACGCACCGCTGGTGTACCAGTTGTCTTGCCAAAGGCATAGCTGGGTAGCTATGTGCGGAAGGGATAAGTGCTGAAAGCATCTAAGCATGAAGCCCCCCTCAAGATGAGATTTCCCATAGCGTAAGCTAGTAAGATCCCTGAAAGATGATCAGGTTGATAGGTCAGAGGTGGAAGCGCGGTGACGTGTGGAGCTGACTGATACTAATAGATCGAGGACTTAACCTATTTTTAAAGCGTAAGCTCAGTGAATGAATTGTAATTCGTTATCTAGTTTTGAAGGAATATAAAAGTTTTTAAAAAAAGACTTGAAATATTCTTCTAAAATAGTATAATAGATTTTGTCATTAATGTCTGGTGGCGATAGCGAAGAGGTCACACCCGTTCCCATGCCGAACACGGAAGTTAAGTTCTTCAGCGCCGATGGTAGTTGGGGGTTTCCCCCTGTGAGAGTAGGACGTTGCCAGGCTTATAAATATGGAGGATTAGCTCAGCTGGGAGAGCACCTGCCTTACAAGCAGGGGGTCGGCGGTTCGATCCCGTCATCCTCCACCATAGTTTTTTCGCAAAGCGAAAGTAAGATTTTACATTCTAAATAGAGTAAAGCCGGTGTAGCTCAACTGGTAGAGCAACTGACTTGTAATCAGTAGGTTGGGGGTTCAAGTCCTCTCGCCGGCACCATTTTCACTTGGGTTTTATTAGACAAGAGCCATTAGCTCAGTTGGTAGAGCACGATTGCATATGCTAGAAAGCTAAGCTACAGCATACAAATCGAGATGCTCCTTGAATTTACTTCCTGAGATTTGGATGTCAAAACTAAGAGTGTTTTAAAATTTAGAGCCATTAGCTCAGTTGGTAGAGCATCTGACTTTTAATCAGAGGGTCGAAGGTTCGAGTCCTTCATGGCTCACCATATACACACCTTGCGGGTGTGGCGGAATTGGCAGACGCGCTAGACTTAGGATCTAGTGTCCTTGTGACGTGGGGGTTCAAGTCCCTTCACCCGCATTTTTATTTATAACGAAAATAATACTGTTTTTTTGCGGAAGTAGTTCAGTGGTAGAACACCACCTTGCCAAGGTGGGGGTCGCGGGTTCGAATCCCGTCTTCCGCTCCAAAAGTAGTGCCGGGGTGGCGGAACTGGCAGACGCACAGGACTTAAAATCCTGCGGTAGGTGACTACCGTACCGGTTCGATTCCGGTCCTCGGCACCATATTATTTTACAATTTATAGATTTCTTTAAAACATTAGCGCCCGTAGCTCAATTGGATAGAGCGTTTGACTACGGATCAAAAGGTTAGGGGTTCGACTCCTCTCGGGCGCGCCATAAACGGGAAGTAGCTCAGCTTGGTAGAGCACTTGGTTTGGGACCAAGGGGTCGCAGGTTCGAATCCTGTCTTCCCGACCATATCCGTTTTTGGGGCCTTAGCTCAGCTGGGAGAGCGCCTGCTTTGCACGCAGGAGGTCAGCGGTTCGATCCCGCTAGGCTCCACCAATAAATATCATGTAAATACCATTATGGCGGTGTAGCTCAGCTGGCTAGAGCGTACGGTTCATACCCGTGAGGTCGTGGGTTCGATTCCCTCCGCCGCTACCATTTTGGACCTTTAGCTCAGTTGGTTAGAGCAGACGGCTCATAACCGTCCGGTCGTAGGTTCGAGTCCTACAAGGTCCACCATTATTCTAGGAGGAATACCCAAGTCCGGCTGAAGGGATCGGTCTTGAAAACCGACAGGGGTGTCAAAGCCCGCAGGGGTTCGAATCCCCTTTCCTCCTCCATAATTATATTCCCTATCATCGCGGGGTGGAGCAGTCTGGTAGCTCGTCGGGCTCATAACCCGAAGGTCGCAGGTTCAAATCCTGTCCCCGCAACCAAGTTATTTTCACTTCGTGAAAAAACTAAGGTCCGGTAGTTCAGTTGGTTAGAATGCCTGCCTGTCACGCAGGAGGTCGCGGGTTCGAGTCCCGTCCGGACCGCCATTTCAATCTTAGTAGAAGCAAACAATAAATCTTATATGGCTCGGTAGCTCAGTTGGTAGAGCAATGGACTGAAAATCCATGTGTCGGCGGTTCGATTCCGTCCCGAGCCACCTTTTAAATGAAATAATGGCGATTGTGGCGAAGTGGTTAACGCATCGGATTGTGGTTCCGACATTCGTGGGTTCGATTCCCATCAGTCGCCCCATTTGCGGGTGTAGTTTAGTGGTAAAACCTCAGCCTTCCAAGCTGATGATGAGGGTTCGATTCCCTTCACCCGCTCCAAAATGGGCCTATAGCTCAGCTGGTTAGAGCGCACGCCTGATAAGCGTGAGGTCGATGGTTCGAGTCCATTTAGGCCCACCATTTTATTTGTTCCGCAGTAGCTCAGTGGTAGAGCTATCGGCTGTTAACCGATCGGTCGCAGGTTCGAGTCCTGCCTGCGGAGCCAAATGGGGAAGTACTCAAGTGGCTGAAGAGGCGCCCCTGCTAAGGGTGTAGGTCGTGTAAGCGGCGCGAGGGTTCAAATCCCTCCTTCTCCGCCATTTTAATTGTTTAAAATTAGGCCCGTTGGTCAAGCGGTTAAGACACCGCCCTTTCACGGCGGTAACACGGGTTCGAATCCCGTACGGGTCATAAGATAAAAAACACTACTATTTGTTAGTAGTGTTTTTTTGTTATTTCGTAAAAGATAAAATGCAACGCTTGAGGATAAGCAATTCTACATCTACCCTTGTAAAAACGACCCTTCATAAAAAATCCACTTAAAAATAGTAGTTTCCTTAATGTCTTTTGATTTTCGTTTTATTTGAGTATATTTTATTACACACTCATTGAATCGAATTCATAAAACCCTCTAAAATAAAAACAACTACACATTTTCCTTTGAAAAATAAAAAAAACTATCCAACAAAATCCTACAAAATGTCGAAAAATTTATTATGTTAATAAAATGTTTTGATTGAAGTAGATATTAAAAACACTGATTAAATCAGGCATCAACTACTTAACCTAGTAAAGAATAACTTTTTTATTAAATTTCAGTTTAGCAGGAAATTGTTAGGAAAACAGCGGTTTTTGGCTATTATGTTAAAGAGTTTCTTATATTTTAAAAGTATAGTAATTCACTATTTCCTCTTTGATTTTGTTGGTTTATGTCGTAAAAAAGAAACGTTTTCACAGAAGGGAATTATTTGTATCTCTTGAATGTTAAGCATAGATAATAAAGGAAAGGGTGAATTTGGTGACAGTCATTTGTCCAACAGACTTCGATATTCATTTGTTTCACGAAGGAAGTTCGTTTGAGAGTTATGTTTTTTTAGGAGCACATGTTCAAACAATAGATGATCTAGTCGGAACAAGCTTCTGTGTGTGGGCCCCTCATGCAAAGGAAGTAAATGTTGTTGGAAACTTTAATGATTGGTCAGGGGAAAATCATAGGATGAACAAACTAAATGCGGAGGGATTATGGCATTTATTTATACCAGGAATCGTTCATGGTGAACTCTACAAATACGAAATACTAACAAATGATAACACGATCCTTCTCAAGGCAGATCCATATGCTTTCTACTCTGAGCTTCGACCAAATACTGCTTCTGTGGTATACGATTTATCTGGTTATCGTTGGAATGATGCAAAATGGAAGAAGAGGAAGCGTTTAAGGCAACCTTATGATCGACCTATGTCCATTTATGAAGTGCATCTAGGTACATGGAGAAAGAAAGAAGATGGTGAGTTATACACGTACCTTGAGCTAGCAGAAACTCTTATTCCCTATGTCCTTGCTCATGGATTTACTCATGTGGAGCTGTTACCGATTATTGAACATCCATACGATAGATCCTGGGGCTATCAAGGTACTGGCTACTATTCGGCAACTAGTCGCTTCGGTGAACCTAAGGAGCTCATGGCCTTTATTGATGCCTGCCACGAGGTTAATCTTGGAGTCATTATTGACTGGGTTCCTGGACATTTTTGTAAGGATGCTCATGGATTATACATGTTTGATGGGGAACCAACATATGATTATCCAAATGAGAATGACAGAGAAAATAGAGTATGGGGCACTGCTAATTTTGATTTAGGAAAACCAGAAGTTCATAGCTTTCTTATTTCAAATGCTCTATTTTGGATAGAATATTTTCATGTCGATGGTTTTCGTGTAGATGCTGTTGCTAATATGCTCTATTGGCCCAATTCAAATGAATTAGTAGAAAATCCATTTGCGATTGATTTTTTGCGAAAATTAAATGAAGCTGTATTTGCAAAAGATCCAGATCTATTAATGATTGCTGAAGATTCAACCGATTGGGCATTGGTTACCTCTCCTACCTCGTCTGGTGGCTTGGGTTTTAACTACAAATGGAATATGGGCTGGATGAACGATATCCTTACATATATGGAGGCACCTCCAGAAAAAAGATATGATCTCCACCATAAAGTAACATTCTCCTTAATTTATGCTTTTTCTGAAAACTTCATTTTGCCTTTCTCTCATGATGAAGTCGTACATGGAAAAAAATCATTATTAAATAAAATGCCAGGTGACTACTGGCAAAAATTTGCGCAGCTAAGACTTCTCTATGCGTTTATGTTTGCACATCCTGGAAAGAAATTGCTCTTTATGGGAGGTGAATTTGCACAATTTGACGAGTGGAAGGATCTTGAACAGTTAGATTGGATGCTAGAAGATTATGAAATGCATCAAAAAATGAGAAACTATCTAGTCTACCTTCAATCAATCTATCAAAAACAGAAGCCTTTTTATGAATTAGATCATATAGAGGCAGGGTTTGAGTGGATTGATGTAGATAATCGAGATCAGAGTATCTTCTCTTTTTTAAGAAAAGGACAAAAAGACAACGATCTGCTTGTCGTTGTGTGTAACTTTAAGCCAGTAGTCTACTATGAATATAAAGTCGGGGTCCCTATTGATACTGAGTATGTTGAAATTTTAAATAGCGATGGGCTCGAGTATGGTGGATCTAATCAAGTTAACGGAAAAAATCTTAAAGCGATTGAGGGAGAATGTCATGGAAGACCTTATCATATATCCATGACAATTCCTCCCTATGCAGCAGTGATTTTACGAGCAGTGAAAAAGAGAGGGGAGAACAAAAATGGGAAGAAAAAAGTGCGTCGCAATGCTTCTAGCAGGGGGTAAGGGGAGTAGACTAAGTTCTTTAACTAAAAGTCTAGCTAAACCTGCAGTACCGTTCGGGGGAAAATATAGAATAATTGATTTCACACTGAGTAATTGTACGAATTCAGGTATAGATACGGTAGGGGTCCTCACCCAGTATCAGCCCCTATTATTAAATTCTTATATTGGAATAGGTAGTGTTTGGGACTTAGATCGTAAAAATGGCGGCGTCACTGTTCTTCCCCCTTACACAGAATCATCTGGGGTCAAATGGTATAAAGGAACTGCAAGTGCCATTTATCAAAATATTAATTACATCAAACAATACGATCCAGAGTATGTCCTCATTTTGTCAGGGGATCACATATACAAGATGGATTACTCCAAAATGTTAGATTATCATGTTGAAAAAAATGCAGATGCATCTATATCTGTTATCGAAGTACCATGGGATGAAGCAAGTAGATTCGGCATTATGAATACGAACGAGCAAATGGAAGTTGTGGAATTTGATGAAAAGCCAGCGCATCCGAAAAGTAATTTAGCATCCATGGGAATTTATATTTTTAAATGGTCAGTATTAAAAGAATTTCTTGAAATGGACGAAAGGAATCAAGAATCGAGTCACGATTTTGGGAAAGATATTATACCGATGTTATTGGAAGAGGAAAAGAATGTTGTTGCATATCCTTTCAAAGGCTATTGGAAGGATGTTGGTACGGTAAAGAGCCTATGGGAAGCTAATATGGACCTATTAAATGATGAATCTTTGTTAAATCTATTTGATTATCATTGGAAGATTTATTCGGTTAATTCAAACCATCCCCCTCAATTTATTGCGGAAGAAGCGCGAGTAACAAATTCATTTATTAATGATGGATGCGTCATATCGGGTAGTGTAGATCATTCCGTTCTATTTCAAGGGGTAACAGTCGGACGACAGTCTACAATTAAAGAATGTGTGATTATGCCAGATGCTGAAATTGGTCAAAATGTACTGTTAGAACGTGCAATTGTGCCAGGTGGCATTTCAATCCCCGATGGAACTGTTATCTGTCCAACAGATAAAGAAGAAATCATTCTTGTAACGGAAGAAATAGTAGAGGGAATTTCGAATGAAGCTGATGTTCAAACAAATTAACTATTCGAAGTGGAAAGGGCAATAAGTTTCCCAAATTGAACTTCGCTAGAGAGAATCACACATTTAGACAAAACCAAAAGTAGATTAGGTGTCTCTAGTAAGGTTTTAGCTAGTATCCTTTTATTAAAAAAACTAGAGCATCTCTTCTTATATGACAGAAGGGAGAATAGACATTGAATAATA encodes the following:
- the glgB gene encoding 1,4-alpha-glucan branching enzyme — encoded protein: MTVICPTDFDIHLFHEGSSFESYVFLGAHVQTIDDLVGTSFCVWAPHAKEVNVVGNFNDWSGENHRMNKLNAEGLWHLFIPGIVHGELYKYEILTNDNTILLKADPYAFYSELRPNTASVVYDLSGYRWNDAKWKKRKRLRQPYDRPMSIYEVHLGTWRKKEDGELYTYLELAETLIPYVLAHGFTHVELLPIIEHPYDRSWGYQGTGYYSATSRFGEPKELMAFIDACHEVNLGVIIDWVPGHFCKDAHGLYMFDGEPTYDYPNENDRENRVWGTANFDLGKPEVHSFLISNALFWIEYFHVDGFRVDAVANMLYWPNSNELVENPFAIDFLRKLNEAVFAKDPDLLMIAEDSTDWALVTSPTSSGGLGFNYKWNMGWMNDILTYMEAPPEKRYDLHHKVTFSLIYAFSENFILPFSHDEVVHGKKSLLNKMPGDYWQKFAQLRLLYAFMFAHPGKKLLFMGGEFAQFDEWKDLEQLDWMLEDYEMHQKMRNYLVYLQSIYQKQKPFYELDHIEAGFEWIDVDNRDQSIFSFLRKGQKDNDLLVVVCNFKPVVYYEYKVGVPIDTEYVEILNSDGLEYGGSNQVNGKNLKAIEGECHGRPYHISMTIPPYAAVILRAVKKRGENKNGKKKVRRNASSRG
- a CDS encoding glucose-1-phosphate adenylyltransferase produces the protein MGRKKCVAMLLAGGKGSRLSSLTKSLAKPAVPFGGKYRIIDFTLSNCTNSGIDTVGVLTQYQPLLLNSYIGIGSVWDLDRKNGGVTVLPPYTESSGVKWYKGTASAIYQNINYIKQYDPEYVLILSGDHIYKMDYSKMLDYHVEKNADASISVIEVPWDEASRFGIMNTNEQMEVVEFDEKPAHPKSNLASMGIYIFKWSVLKEFLEMDERNQESSHDFGKDIIPMLLEEEKNVVAYPFKGYWKDVGTVKSLWEANMDLLNDESLLNLFDYHWKIYSVNSNHPPQFIAEEARVTNSFINDGCVISGSVDHSVLFQGVTVGRQSTIKECVIMPDAEIGQNVLLERAIVPGGISIPDGTVICPTDKEEIILVTEEIVEGISNEADVQTN